The sequence TATCTCAATGAAAAACAGTGCGTCGCCATACCGCGTGAAGCCTTAAACAAACTAAGCCCAAAAAAAACAAGTCTAATGGAACGCACGTTGGTTGGTCGCATCTGGAAGGAAAAACCACTGGGACGGTTTGGATTTTTTTTCAGTCTCTCTTTGATTGAAAATCAAAAAATGCGTCGGCGCTACCTTTGGCTCACACTGACAACGCCTCGATAGCACCTACTTCTTTGAGCTGGGCGATGAGTATCGAAACATCTTTGCGCACAACCGCTTCCTCCACGTCGTGTTCTTTTGCCAAGACTTTGGCAATGTCTTCTTCCGTATTTTTTCCGTCAATGCACTCCCAGATTTTTGCCCCCGTTTCTTTAAGCGTAAAAATGCTTTGCATGTTGGCGACATTTTTTCGGATGGGCACCAGAATCACTTCATCCATGATCTGTCTGGAAACAATATCCGCATGTTTTTTATAAATCATCCACCCCTCCTGTAAAGGACCATGGACCATAGACAATGGACTGTGGACCCGTCCCTTTCTTAAGTTTTTAGTCCATGGTCTATGGTCCATAGTCCATAGTCCCGTATTTAAAATATATCTGCCAACTCTTCCCACTTTTTTGATATGCACCACTTTTCCCAAAACAGCGCCGGCGTCAAGAAAGGTTTCTTGGTCCTGAAGCGGTGCATCTCCTTTTGTCAGCAGAAAACGTCCCTTGGCGCTGGTTTCTTTTTTGACAACACGATGAGCCACCAACCAAACCTCCTTGGATTCGTGGGCATTTTCATACACCACAATATCCCCTTCCTGAATCGCATCAAAACCGCAGGGCTCAATGGTTAGACGATCCCCCGGACCAAAAACGGGGAGCATACTTTTTCCTCTGGCCTCCAGAAAAATTTTAACTCCGCTCTTGAGAAGTTCCGGAGCAATTTTTGAGATGTTCAAGGGCACCTCTAAAAATCTATTAAAACGCAATTTGTCATTCTGAGCGAAGCGAAGAATCCACTTTGTTATCAAGCAGATCCTTCGCGGAGTTTACACTGAGCGAAGCGAATGTGTTCAGGATGACAATCGGGGTTTTTAGAGACGCCCTCGACATATTTCTTTTTTAAAACAGCTTTCTCTTTTTGATACGGAACACAGGTGTTCACATCGCCCATTTCCGAAAAAGAATCGGACGGTCCGCGTGCGCAATAATCGAAAACGGAACATGAAGTGCAGACATAATCTTTTGTCGGTTTGGATTTTTGAACCAGATTCACCAAACTTTTCCATCCGGCCGCCACGGAAGATTCAAGAATGTTTTCCTGCGGAAAAGTATTGAAGAGACACAAATTCATTTTTCCATAGGGCGTGATAACAAGACTGCTTTTTCCGCAACGGCAGTTGAAAGGTCCCTGTGTTGTCGATTTGCATGGAGAAGAGACCCGCGCCATTTTTTTTAAGAAGTTATTTCCGTGAAATGCGCACCACAATTTCAAATCTTCCTCAGGGGAAATGCGATGCTGGAGCGGTTCTCTGGAACCATCCAGTCGCGGATTGATTTCGCTTGCGTAATCAAATCTTAACCTTAATTTTTCCGTAAAACGGCGCAGTGCTTCAAATTCATGGAGGTTGGTATTCAAAATAATGGATCGAAGTTCCACAGGAA comes from Deltaproteobacteria bacterium and encodes:
- a CDS encoding PqqD family peptide modification chaperone, whose protein sequence is MNISKIAPELLKSGVKIFLEARGKSMLPVFGPGDRLTIEPCGFDAIQEGDIVVYENAHESKEVWLVAHRVVKKETSAKGRFLLTKGDAPLQDQETFLDAGAVLGKVVHIKKVGRVGRYILNTGLWTMDHRPWTKNLRKGRVHSPLSMVHGPLQEGWMIYKKHADIVSRQIMDEVILVPIRKNVANMQSIFTLKETGAKIWECIDGKNTEEDIAKVLAKEHDVEEAVVRKDVSILIAQLKEVGAIEALSV